In Ostrea edulis chromosome 6, xbOstEdul1.1, whole genome shotgun sequence, a single window of DNA contains:
- the LOC130047182 gene encoding MAM and LDL-receptor class A domain-containing protein 1-like — protein MCIERRYRCDEKVDCQDGSDEDNCRPFNGDCNFETTLSQCQWKQSIGDDGDWMVAHTTVNGPKRDHRNTATGHFIYMDSSLQSPGDGVRVQTPFFPASHGVCYMRFWYFMFGSPGMGPLKVFLQNRNANTTDLVWEMVGSQGAQWKYVNIPVGSAQDFSDIFEATRGDQDHSDIAIDDVSFTPECGTGAPPTAPSHKVCYQGKFFCAPKDVCFPNSWKCDGVQDCPDGSDEPSTCPTTPPVTGTVSSRASKSLPVTSSPPPTTTHKIKTSCAESKFQCNDDTCIPLLLLCDAVADCPDGSDETPSNCPIQKCDVGFYYCKQQRQCINGTRCDNIDDCGDKTDESVCGNACPPNFCQSGSVCQKSGVQTLSCSCPKGLHGIRCQYRETSVLRHSSNSPASSSGWKAGVGVAVALVCIVGIFIAGYFLWRRQKQRNFNQRLGIGLENPSYDGGDMHDFQMEDSFHGVKMTSDSTSIENPLYQDATT, from the exons ATGTGTATAGAAAGACGATACAGATGTGACGAGAAGGTGGACTGTCAGGACGGATCTGATGAAGACAACTGCA GGCCATTTAATGGAGACTGTAATTTTGAGACTACTCTGTCTCAGTGCCAGTGGAAGCAGAGTATCGGAGATGATGGGGACTGGATGGTGGCACATACCACTGTCAACGGACCCAAGAGAGACCACAGAAACACCGCCACAg GTCACTTTATCTACATGGACAGCTCCCTGCAGAGCCCAGGGGACGGGGTTAGGGTCCAAACCCCATTCTTCCCAGCAAGCCATGGCGTGTGTTACATGCGATTCTGGTACTTCATGTTTGGGTCACCTGGTATGGGACCCCTGAAG GTGTTCCTGCAGAACAGGAATGCTAATACCACAGACCTGGTGTGGGAGATGGTGGGCAGTCAGGGAGCACAATGGAAATATGTCAACATCCCAGTAGGAAGTGCCCAAGACTTTTCTGACATTTTTGAGGCTACAAGAGGGGACCAGGATCACTCGGACATTGCCATTGATGATGTTTCTTTCACTCCAGAATGTGGAACAGGAG CGCCACCTACAGCGCCCAGTCATAAAGTCTGTTACCAGGGAAAATTTTTCTGTGCTCCAAAAGATGTGTGCTTCCCCAACTCCTGGAAATGTGACGGTGTGCAGGATTGTCCGGACGGATCTGATGAACCAAGCACCTGTCCAACCACACCCCCGGTCACTGGAACAG TGAGCTCCAGAGCTTCAAAGTCCTTACCAGTAACATCTTCACCCCCTCCCACCACAACCCACAAGATCAAGACCTCATGTGCCGAGTCCAAGTTCCAGTGTAATGATGACACCTGCATACCCCTGCTGTTGCTATGTGATGCAGTAGCTGATTGTCCAGACGGATCGGATGAAACACCAAGCAACTGTC CTATACAGAAATGTGATGTTGGATTTTACTACTGCAAACAACAAAGGCAATGTATTAATGGGACACGATGCGACAATATTGACGATTGTGGAGACAAGACGGATGAAAGTGTTTGTGGCAATG CTTGTCCTCCAAATTTCTGCCAAAGTGGATCAGTGTGTCAGAAATCAGGTGTACAGACACTGTCCTGCAG CTGTCCTAAAGGCTTGCATGGTATTAGATGTCAGTATCGAGAAACAAGCGTGCTGAGACACTCGTCAAATTCACCGGCATCATCCT CTGGCTGGAAGGCAGGCGTGGGCGTTGCCGTGGCGTTGGTTTGCATTGTGGGCATTTTCATAGCAGGCTATTTCTTATGGAGAAGACAAAAACAGAG GAACTTCAATCAAAGACTTGGCATTGGTTTAGAAAACCCCAGCTATGATGGAGGTGATATGCATGAT TTCCAGATGGAGGACTCCTTTCATGGAGTA AAAATGACTTCTGATTCCACCTCAATAGAGAATCCTCTTTATCAGGATGCCACAACATGA